The window TGTACGCCCGTACCCCCGAGGAGGCCCAGGGAGCCGAGCTCCTAATCCTGCCGGGAAGCCGCCTGCCCGCCAGGGACCTGGCCTGGCTCCAGGGTTTCCTACCCCTCCTGCGGGCCCACCTCGAGGCGGGAAAACCTGTGCTGGCCATCTGCGGGGGAGCGGAGATGCTGGCCCAGGCCATCCTTGACGAGGAGGGGGTGGAGGTCAAGGGGGTTTTCCCAGGCCTAGGCCTCCTTCCCTTCCAGGTGCGGATGCTCAGGGAGAAAACGGTACGCCCGGCCGGGGTGGTCTTCCGGGGGCTTTCCGGCTTCTGGGCCAGGTTGAACGGCCTGAGGGCCCAGGGTTACGAGATCCACCACGGCCAGGGGATCCCCTTGGTGCACCAGGAGGGGCCCCTTCTCGCCACCTGGCTTCACGGCCTTTTGGAAAATCCTGGGGTGCAGCGGGCCCTCTTCGGCCAGGAGGCCAAGGCCCTGGAGGCAGTCCTGGACCAGCTGGCCGACGCCTTAGAGGAGCACCTGGACCTCGAGCACCTCCACCGCCACCTAGGGCTTAGGCCAAACCCTTCCCCAGCGCCCAGGGGGAAAGAGGAATCCCTTGACCCCCCACCTCCCCCCGGCCTCATCCTCCTCCTGGGCGGGGCCAAAAGCGGGAAAAGCCGCCACGCCCAAAGGCTTGCCGGCCCCTGGGCCACCCTCATCGCCACCGCGGAGGCCCGGGATGGGGAGATGGCGGAGAGGATCGCCCGCCACCAGGCGGAACGTCCCCCCACCTGGGAAACCCTGGAAGAACCTTTGGACCTGGTGGAAGCCCTTAAGAGGGCCCGTTACCCCACGGTGGTGGTGGACTGCGTCACCCTTTGGGTTTCCAACCTTCTGGAGAGGGACCGCGATCCTCTCGCGGAAGCCCGGCAGTTCCTGGAAGCGGTTTCCTCCAGCGGCAAGCGGGTCATCGCCATCTCCAACGAGGTGGGGATGGGGATCGTTCCCGCAAACCCCCTGGCCCGGCGCTACCGGGACCTCTTGGGAGAGGTGAACGCCCTTCTGGCGAAGGCGGCCCAGGAGGTCTACTTGCTTATTGCAGGCAGACCCCTGAAGCTTTAGGAGAGCAGGTGGCGCATGCGTTTTTGGATCACCCGGGTAGCCCAAAGGGGGCTGATCCGGTAAAGCACATCCATGCTCCTGGCATCCTGGCCCAGGAGTATGCGGAAGGCATCCCGCTCCACTCCATCCAGTAGCATCTTCGCCGCCTTCGCTGGCTCCAGGATAGGGATCCTGGCTTCCCCACCCACCCTCGGTGCCTCAACCCCCGAGTGCTCGGCAATAGCCGTGCGCATGGCCCCCGGCAAAACCAGGGTAACCCGCACGGGGGTACCTTGGAGCTCCGCCCAAAGCCCCTCGGTGAGCAGCTTGAGGGCAGCCTTAGAGGCTCCATAGACCGTCTGCCCCGGTACGGGCAGAAATCCCCCCATGCTGGACACGTTGACCAGATGGGCCTCAGGCCGGGCCAAAAGCAGGGGTAAAAAGGCCTTTATCATGTAGAGGGTACCGTAGAAGTTTACCCGCATCACCCGTTCTATGGTGGCGTAGTCCAGGTCCTGCAAGCGCTTGAAAGGCTGGATGATGCCTGCATTGTTGATGAGGCCATCCACGGCTCCATGTATGGCCACCACCTCCTGGGGAAGGGCTTCCACCCGTTCCCTATCGGTGATATCCAGCTGGTGAAGGCTTAAACTGGCCGCTTTGGCCCCTGCCTGCTCCCTGGTGGCCTCGAGGCCCTCCCGCCTTAGGTCCACCGCCGCCACCCGGGCACCCCGGTATAGCAGCTCCAGGGTGAGCGCCTGCCCTAAGCCACTTCCCGCCCCGGTGACCACCATCACCTTGCCTGCCAACCTCATCTGAACCCCTATTTCCAGGGTACACCCCGAGCCCTCCGAAAGGGCTCGGGGCATCCCGGGGGTATCCCGGGGACCTCTTGGACCAGATCTAGGCAGCTAGACCCTTCCCCTAGCCTCCCACCTCTCCCGCAGCCGGGCGAAGAGGGCCTCCACCTTCTCCTTGGGGAGGATCACCTGTTCCGTGCGCCCCCGGCCAATCAGGTCCCCAAGCTCGTTGTAGGCCTCCATGCTGGCGTAAACCCGGTTCCCCTCCGTACGCTCGTGGCGAGCGACGATCCTCACCCGCATTCCCGGAAGCGCCGAGGCCAGGTGGCGCACCTCCACATAGCTGCCGATTCCCTCCTCCCCCTCCTCCAGGAAGGGGAGGATGATCTTGCGTCCAGCCAGCTCCATGTGCTTGGCCATCCAGTAGGTGGCATAAACGGGATGGACCGGGCCGAGCTCCTCGAAGTTCACGGTCATCTCGGGGGTGACCACGGTCTCAAAAACCGCCTGGAAGCCAGGGGGAATGGGACGCATGGCTACTTCTTGCGCAGGTCCAGAACCCGCCTCAGCTTCCCCCCCTCGCTCCTCGGGGCCTCCCCTGGGGCCAGGAGGGTCACCTTCATGCTCACCCCGATGCTGTCCTTGATCTTGTGGGCCACCTTCTCCCTCAGGGCGTGGAGGCGGTGGTCCGCCTCGATGACCTCATCGGAAAGGGCTTTGCGCCCGATCTCCTGGAAGAAGGCTTCGGAAACCTCCACCTTGAGCTCGGCCTCGTCCAGGGTACCCTCCCGCCGCACCACGATCTGGTAGTAGGGCTCCACCTCGGGTATGCCCGAAAGCACCGCCTCCACCTGGGTTGGGTACACGTTGACCCCGCGGATGATGAGCATGTCGTCGGTGCGGCCCAGGATGGGCCCCATGCGCACGTGCGTGCGGCCACAGGAGCAGGGCTCATGGGTAATAAAGGTGAGATCCCCCGTCCAGTACCGCAAGAGGGGCATGGCCTCCTTGGTGAGGGTGGTGAAAACCAGAACCCCCACCTTGCCCTCAGGAAGGGGCTCGCCGCTATCCGGGTCCACCACCTCGGGCAGGAAGTGGTCCTCCCAGATGTGGCTCCCCTGCCGTTCCTCCACGCACTCGTTGGCAACCCCGGGACCGATGATCTCGGAAAGCCCGTAGATGTTGGTGCTCCTCACCCCAAGCCCCTCGTCCACCTGCTTCCTGATGGTCTCGGTCCAGGGCTCAGCGCCCAACACGGCGTATTCCAGGGAAAGCTCCTCCGGGGAAACCCCCCGCTTCCTGAACTCCTCCGCCAGGGTCTGGGCATAGGAGGGGGTGCAGGAGATCACCTCCGGGCGGAAGTCCTGAATGAGCATGAGCTGGCGCTCCGTCATGCCGCCGGAAACGGGGACCACCGTCATTCCCAAGGCCTCCGCCCCCCCGTGCAGACCCAAGCCCCCGGTGAAAAGCCCGTAACCATACGCGTTGTGGAGCATCATCCCCGGCTTAGCCCCCGCCGCGGCCAGGGAACGGGCCACCACCTCCGCAAAGACCTGGAGGTCGTTTTTGGTATAGCCCACCACGGTGGGCTTGCCGGTGGTGCCGCTGCTGGCGTGGATGCGCGCCAGCCTTTCCCGGGGCACGGCAAAGAGGCCAAAGGGGTAGTGTTCCCTGAGGTGGTCCTTTTTGGTAAAGGGGAGCTTAGGGAGGTCCTCGAGGGTCCGCACTCCCTTCGGGTCCACCCCTGCCTCGTCCAGAAGCCGCCGGTAGAAGGGCACCCTCTCGTACACGTAGGCCACGATGGCCCTAAGCCTTTCCTCCTGCAAGGCCCTCAGCTTTTCCCTGGGTAGGGTTTCCAATTCCGGTTGGTACATCATCCCTCCACCTCCTCCTTGCGCCAAGCGTTCTGCCCGGAAGGTAGCCCTTCCCCTGAACCGGGAAAGGCATTTCCCTCCAGGCGAAACACCGTTCCCGTGAATAAGGCCACCAGTTTCCCCTCGGACACCACCTCCACCCGGTAGGTGGCGGTGCGCCGGGAGAGGTTGACCTCCTGGGCTCTCGCCTCCACCCGCGCCCCGGCGGAAAGGGGACGGAAGTAATCCATGCGGCAGGATAGGGCCACGGCGGGCCCCCGGGAGTTGGAGGCCAGGGCGAAGGCGCTATCCGCCAAGGCGTAGAGAAATCCTCCATGCGCGGTGCCGTGGAGGTTTAAGTGCGCCTCCCCCACCACCCCGGCCACCACCGCCTCCCCCGGGGCCAGGTGCCGAACCTCGAGGCCCAAGGTCCGCATGAAGGCATCCTCCAAGCGTTCGCCCTGGGAAGCAGCCTGCCCCATTCCCTAGCCCTCCTCCTCCGGGTGTTCGCCTGGCGAAGCAACCAGGGGTTCGCCCTCGGAAGCAGCCACCTCCGGCTCCCGGGAAAGCCCCAAATAAGCCTCCACCACCCGGGGATCCTGCCTCAGGGCCTCGGCGGGCCCCTCGAGGACCACCTCCCCCGCCTCCAGCACCAGCCCGCGATCCGCTAGGGCCAAGGCCACCTTAGCGTTCTGCTCCACCAAAAGAAGGGTGGTCCCTTGGGCTTTGAGCTCCCCAAGGATGCGGTAGATTTCCTGCACCATCAGGGGAGCCAAACCCAGGGAGGGCTCGTCCAGGAGGAGGAGCCGGGGCCTGGCCATAAGGGCGCGGCCGATGGCCAGCATCTGCTGCTCCCCGCCGGAAAGGGTGCCAGCGGGCTGCCTCCTCCTCTCCAAAAGCCTGGGGAAAAGGGTGTAGACCCTTTCCAGGTCCGGCCTCAGGTTCTCCCTGCGGCGAAAACGGGTAAAGCCTCCCAGGAGGAGGTTGTCCTCCACGGAAAGCCCGGGGAAGAGGGCCCGGCCCTCCGGCACCAGCACCAGACCCCGGGAAAGAAGGGCCTCCGGGCTTCGCCCCCGCACCTCCTCCCCGTCCAGGAAGACCTTCCCCTCCGCCTGGGCCAGGCCCAAGAGCCCCCTCAGCACGCTGGTCTTCCCCGCTCCGTTGGGGCCGATGAGGGTAAGGGCCTCCCCCTCCCTCAGGGAGAAGCTCACCTCCCGCACCGCCTCGAGGGGCCCGTAGCGCACGGTGAGACCCTGAACGGAAAGGAGACTCATGCCACCTCCTCCTCTCCCAGATAGGCCGCCCGCACCAAGGGGTTCCTCTGGACCTCCTTGGGCGTGCCCTCGGCGATCTTCTCCCCGTAGTTCATCACCACCACCCGGTCTGCTAGGCCCATGATGAGGTCCATGTCGTGGTCCACGATGAGCACCGTGTAGCCCTCCCTGGCCAGGGAGCGGAGGAGGGAGGCAAGCTCCCGCTTCTCCTGGGCCCTGAGTCCCGCAGCGGGCTCGTCCAGGAGGAGCACCTCGGCCCCCGAGGCCAGGAGCCGGGCGATCTCCAGCAGGCGCTGCTGGCCCACGGAAAGGCGCTCCGCCTTTTCCAGGGCCAAGGACTCCAGCCCCACCCGCTTCAGGGCCCAGTAGGCGGAGGCCAAAGCCCGCTCTTCCTCCTTGCGGGAAAGGCCCAGAAGAGCCTGGAAAAAGCCCGCCCGGGTACGGCTGTACGTGCCCAAAGCGGCGTTCTCCAGCACCGTGAGCTCCAGGAAAAGGTGGGGATGCTGGAAGGTGCGGCCCAAACCCATGGCGTGGATCCGGTAAGGAGGAAGCCCCGTGATCTCCTTACCGAAAAGATGGACCTGGCCCCGGTCGGGGAGCAAAGCCCCCGCCACCAGGTTAAACAGGGTGCTCTTCCCCGCCCCGTTGGGACCGATTAAGGCCAGGATCTCCCCCCGCTTCAAAGTGAAGGAAACCCCTGCCACCGCCATCAGCCCCCCGAAGGACTTCTGCAGGCCCCGGACCTCCAAGACCACTTCACCCCGGGGGCCGTCGGGGCTCTTGAGGGGAAGGGGTTCCGCCTTGGGCAACCCCTGGCCCCGGTTTGGCAGGTACCGCTCCACCATGGGCCAGAGGCCCTTGGGGGCCAGGATGAGGATCAGGGCCAGAATGAGGCCATAGCCGATGGTTTCGTAGTTGCCCTGTTGCCCCAAGAGGAGGGGCAGGAGGTCCTTTAACCAATCCTCGAGGCCGGTGAAAAAGGCCGCTCCCAGCATCACCCCGGGAATGCTCCCCACTCCCCCGGCCACGGCCATCACCAGGTACTTGATGGAAGCCTCCAGGGAAAAGGGCGTGGGGTTGACGAAGCGCAGGAAGTGGGCGTACAGGAAACCCGCCAGGCCGGCTATGACCCCCGAGAGCAAAAAGGCCTTGAGCCTGAGGGCTGCCGGGTCCACGCCGAAGCTGGCCGCCGCCAGGGCATCCCCCCTCAGGGCCAGAAGGGCCCGCCCGATACGGCTTTGGCGCAGGTTGTAAAGGGCCAGGACCAGGAGGACCAGGAGGAAAAGGGTGAGGAAGGCGTAGTGGAAGCCGGTGTCCAGGGAGATGCCGAAGAGGTGGATCGGGGGAAGATCCGTAAGCCCCGTATGCCCCCCGGTGAGCCCCACCAGGTTCCCCGCCAGGATGTACAGGGCCACCTGCCAGGCGATGGTGGAAAGAGGAAGAAAATGCCCCTTAAGCCGCACCGTCAGAGCACCCAGGAGCAAAGCCAAAAGAAGGGCGGAGAGGAGCCCGGCCCCAAGCCCAAGCCAAGGGGAAAGCCCAGCCTTGACCGTGAGGAGGGCGGTGGCGTAGGCCCCCATGCCCATGAAGGCCGCCTGGGCGAAGCTGGTCATCCCTGCCAGACCCGTGAGCACGTAGAGGGAGAGGGCCACCATGGCGGAGAGGGCGAAGAAGTTCAGGAGGGTGAGGTAGTAGGGAAAGGGGGACAGGGCCAGGGGCAACAGGAGCAACAAAAACCAGAGGTAGCGCATCACTCCTCCACCGTGCGCGCCCGCAGGCTCTGGTAGAAGAGAGCGGGCACCAAGAGCAGGAAGACCAAAGCCTCCTTGTAGGCGCTGGCGTAGAAGCTGGTGAAGCTCTCAAAGAAGCCCACAAGGAGGGCTCCCAAAAAGGCCACCGGGTAGCTGGCAAGCCCCCCCAGGATGGCGGCCACGAACCCTTTAAGCCCCAGCATGAAGCCCATGAAGTAGGCGGCGTTGATGAGGGGGGCCAAGAGAAGCCCGGAAAAAGCCGCCAAGAGGCTGGCGATGCCGAAGGCCACCATCCCCGCTTCCTCCGGGCGTATCCCCAAGAGCCTGGCCCCAAGCCGGTTCTCCGCCGCCGCCAAAAGCGCCTTTCCGAAAAGGGAGAAACGGAAGAAGAGGTAAAGGACCATCAGGCTCAAAGCGGCGAAGAGGAGGACCAGAACCCCCTGCCAGGAGAGGCCCACCACCACCTCTCCCGAAAGGAGAGGGGCGGGACGGAACTGCTCGGGACCGAAGAAGACGAGGCCCAACCCCTGGTAGGCCACGTGGAGGCCCACGGCCATGATGAGGAGGGAAAGCACCGTGGCCCCCCGCATGGGCTGGAAGAAGACCCGGTAGGTGGCCACCCCCAGGTACACCACGAGGAGCACCGCCGCCAGATAGGCCAAGGGAGGAACCCCTTTAGCTAGAAGGAAGAGGAGGAAAAGCCCCACCCCGCCCACAAGGGGCAGAAGGGCTCCCCGGCCCCGGGCCATGAGGGCCCAGGCCCCTCCCAGGGCCAGGGCCAGCCACAGGGTGCCGGGGAGCTTGCCCTCGAGGAGCCACACCAGGGAAAGGGGGGCGAACATCAGAAGCTCCCCGATGGGCACCAGGATCACCCGGGTGACGGCAAAGACCAGCACCAGGGACAGGGCCAGAAGGCCGTAGACCACCCCGTTTTGCAACCCGTCCAAGAGGAGGAAGCTGAGGATGGTGGCGTCCATGGCTTAGCGGAAGATGCGTTCCAGCTTCCAGCGGCCGTTCTCCACCCGGACCATCACCGCCGCATCCTCAAAGCGCAGGCCCAGGTGGTCCTCCCGGCTGAAAGTGAAGACCCCGTGGGTGGCCACCAGGTTCCGGGTGGCCTCGATCTCGTCCCGCAAGGCAGCGCGGAAGGCGGCGAGGTCCTTAGCCGGGTCAGCCCGCTTCAAGGCCCGCTCCAGGGCCGGCTTCAGGATCAGCCAGGCATCCCAGGCATGGGCGCCGAAGGTGGAGTAGCTGCCGATGCCGTACTTGGCCTCGTAACGCTGGATGTAGTCCAGGGCCACCCGCTTGCTGGGGAAGGTGCCGGGAAGTTGCTCCGCCACCAGGATGGGCCCGGCCGGGAGAAGGGTGCCCTCCACGTCCTTGCCCCCCACCCGCAGGAAGTCGGGGTTGGCCACCCCGTGGGTCTGGTAGATGAGGCCGGCATAGCCCCGCTCCTTCAGGGTGCGCTGGGGAAGCACGGCGGGGGTGCCGCTGGCCCCGATCAAGACCGCGTCGGGCCGCCGGGCGAGGATGCGCAGCACCTGGCCGGTCACCGAGGTGTCGGTGCGGGCATAACGCTCGCTGGCCACCACCTGCAGGCCCTTGGCCTTGGCCTCCGCCTCGAAGAAGCGGGCCCAGCCCTCCCCGTAGGCGTCGTTAAAGCCGATGTAGGCCACGGTCTTGACCCCCCTGGCCACCATGTCCGCCACGATGGCCCGGGCCATGAGCTCCTCTGTCTGGGGGGTCTTGAAGACCCAGTGCCGCTGGGCGTCCACGGGGTGGATGATGTCCTTGCTGGCCGCCAGGGAGATCATGGGCACCTTAGCCTCGGCCACCACGGGGATCATGCCCAAGGAAGCCGGGGTGGTGGTGGTGCCGATAATGGCCACCACTCCCTCCTCCACCAGGCGGCGGGTATTCCGCACCGCCTGGGTGGTGTCCGAGGCATCGTCCAGGATCACGAACTGCACCTTGCGCCCGGCCACGCCTCCCGTGCGGTCCAGCATCTCCTGGAGCATGAGGAAGGTGTTCCGCTCGGGAATACCCAAGGAGGCGGCAGGGCCGGTGGCCGAGACCACCACACCCACCTTGAGAGCCTCCTGGGCCAGGGCCGAAAGGCCTAAAACCAACAGGGCTACCAACCAGCGCTTCATCTTCTTCCCCTCCTTCGTCCCTTCATCTTTCCGCTTCCCACTGTTCATTCCCCACCGGGCGAGACCCGGATCGGGTCTAACTAACGACCGTTTGCCTTCCAGTTTAACCAGGGACTTCTGTCCCGTCAAGCTAGGTCACGTGCTCGGGGATGCCGACAAGGGGCGAAGGCCGCGTGGGCAAGGGCTTTCCCTCGAGGTCCAAAAGCAAGCTTCCCTCCAGGAACCAGCTCTTTGGGGTCCTGTGCCCCCAAAGGGTCTGTCGCCTGGGGTCGTTCAGGCTCCAGCGCACCGGGGGCAGGTCGGGGTCCACGGTGAGGTAGTCGGAGGTGTAGAGCTCGATGCGGTGCCCGTCCGGGTCCTTGAGGTAGAGGAACATGGCGTTGGAGATCCCGTGCCGCCCGGGTCCCCGTTCGATCTGGTCCGTCCTGCGGGCTCCCGCCAGGATGTCCGCCGCCTTCAGGATGGCCATGGGGTCAGGAAGCCAGTAGGCGAAGTGGTGGAGCCTCGGGCCTTCCCCGTTGGTGAAGGCCACGTCGTGGACGTTCCCCTTGCGGTGGAGCCAGCTGGCCCAAAGCCTCCCCTCATCGTCCTCCGTGTACTCGGTGAGGCGGAAGCCCAGCCTCTCCTGGTAATAGCGGGTGGCCCGCTCCACCTCGGGGGAGAAGAGGTTCAGGTGGTCGATGCGCAAAATCCCCGGCCCCCGGTAGAGGTGGTACTCCTGCAACATGCGGGGAAGCTTCTCCGCCCCCGCGTAGAAGACCAGGGGATAGCCAAAGGGGTCCTGAACGCGGAGCATCCTGGGCCTACCCCAGTCCGCTTCCAACCGGTGGGGAAGCCCTTCCTGTTCCGCCCAAGCCTGGGCCTCTTCCATCCCCTTCTCGTCCACCTTGAAGCCCAGGCTCCGCACCGCGGGAAGTTCCGCCTGGGTGAGCTTCAGGCTCCACTCCAGCTCCTCGTAGCCCCGGAGGTAGGCGCTTTTCCCCTCCTTGCGCTCCAGGCGGAAGCCCAAAAGCCCCTCGTAGAACTCCAGGCTTTTCTCCAGGTCCCTCACCCAAAGCTCTATGAATCCAACCCTCACGATGGCCATACCAACCTCCTGTAACCCCGGCCGAAGTACACCAAGGGAAGGCCGGGTTCCCCCAGCTCCACCGCCTCCACCCGGCCCACCACCAGCCGGTGGTCCCCCCCGGGGTAGGCCGCCTCCAGGCGGCAGCGCAGCACCGCCAAGGCCCCTGGCACCCTGCCGTCCACCAACCCCACCCCTTCCTGGGGTTTGCCGGCAAAGTGCTGGGAGACTGCCTCCTGCCCTTCCCTCAGAACGCTAACGGTGAAGGCCCGGGAGGCCTCCAGAAGGGGCAAAAGCCTCGCCTTCTCGTGGATGCCCAGGGCCACCAGGGGAGGCTCGAGGCTCAAGGACATGAAGGCGGTGGCGGTCATGCCCCGCTCCTCCTCCCCCAGCCGGGCGGACACCACGGTCACCCCGGCGGCAAACCGGCTTAGGGCCTCCTTGAAGGCCTCCTTCAAGGCCTCGTCCGGCTTGGGCAAACCCGCAGGCCCCTCGGGAAAGGCACCCGTCACGCCTCCACCTCCGCAAACACGGAAAGCGCCCTCTTCAGGTAGGCGCGGATCCGCTCCTTGTAGGGCTCTTTATCGTAGACGCTAAAGAGGGTCTGATACATGCGCACCGGATCCCCGAAGAAGAAGCGCTCGTAAAGCTCCTGCCGGGCTCCGAATCCCGAGAGGGT is drawn from Thermus antranikianii DSM 12462 and contains these coding sequences:
- a CDS encoding cobyric acid synthase; its protein translation is MKAKALIIWGTGSGVGKSLITAGLLRHFRRLGLRAAPFKAQNMSNHSRVVAGGEMASAQWLQAVAAGTEPDPRMNPILIKPMGLEGSQVVVLGRVDPLLSRLSWKERRPHLEAPVREALEALGKEFDLLVLEGAGSPVERNLWPDLPNLQVAEWAGAQALLVADVDQGGSLAALYGTWALLGEHRERLLGFVLNKFRGDIRLLEPAYRLLEGWTGIPVLGTLPMLPLELPEEDGFRHHPRKSLGPKVAILRYPHASNLDEFWPLSELAQPVYARTPEEAQGAELLILPGSRLPARDLAWLQGFLPLLRAHLEAGKPVLAICGGAEMLAQAILDEEGVEVKGVFPGLGLLPFQVRMLREKTVRPAGVVFRGLSGFWARLNGLRAQGYEIHHGQGIPLVHQEGPLLATWLHGLLENPGVQRALFGQEAKALEAVLDQLADALEEHLDLEHLHRHLGLRPNPSPAPRGKEESLDPPPPPGLILLLGGAKSGKSRHAQRLAGPWATLIATAEARDGEMAERIARHQAERPPTWETLEEPLDLVEALKRARYPTVVVDCVTLWVSNLLERDRDPLAEARQFLEAVSSSGKRVIAISNEVGMGIVPANPLARRYRDLLGEVNALLAKAAQEVYLLIAGRPLKL
- a CDS encoding SDR family NAD(P)-dependent oxidoreductase yields the protein MRLAGKVMVVTGAGSGLGQALTLELLYRGARVAAVDLRREGLEATREQAGAKAASLSLHQLDITDRERVEALPQEVVAIHGAVDGLINNAGIIQPFKRLQDLDYATIERVMRVNFYGTLYMIKAFLPLLLARPEAHLVNVSSMGGFLPVPGQTVYGASKAALKLLTEGLWAELQGTPVRVTLVLPGAMRTAIAEHSGVEAPRVGGEARIPILEPAKAAKMLLDGVERDAFRILLGQDARSMDVLYRISPLWATRVIQKRMRHLLS
- a CDS encoding thioesterase family protein, with translation MRPIPPGFQAVFETVVTPEMTVNFEELGPVHPVYATYWMAKHMELAGRKIILPFLEEGEEGIGSYVEVRHLASALPGMRVRIVARHERTEGNRVYASMEAYNELGDLIGRGRTEQVILPKEKVEALFARLRERWEARGRV
- a CDS encoding phenylacetate--CoA ligase family protein, which codes for MYQPELETLPREKLRALQEERLRAIVAYVYERVPFYRRLLDEAGVDPKGVRTLEDLPKLPFTKKDHLREHYPFGLFAVPRERLARIHASSGTTGKPTVVGYTKNDLQVFAEVVARSLAAAGAKPGMMLHNAYGYGLFTGGLGLHGGAEALGMTVVPVSGGMTERQLMLIQDFRPEVISCTPSYAQTLAEEFRKRGVSPEELSLEYAVLGAEPWTETIRKQVDEGLGVRSTNIYGLSEIIGPGVANECVEERQGSHIWEDHFLPEVVDPDSGEPLPEGKVGVLVFTTLTKEAMPLLRYWTGDLTFITHEPCSCGRTHVRMGPILGRTDDMLIIRGVNVYPTQVEAVLSGIPEVEPYYQIVVRREGTLDEAELKVEVSEAFFQEIGRKALSDEVIEADHRLHALREKVAHKIKDSIGVSMKVTLLAPGEAPRSEGGKLRRVLDLRKK
- the paaI gene encoding hydroxyphenylacetyl-CoA thioesterase PaaI produces the protein MGQAASQGERLEDAFMRTLGLEVRHLAPGEAVVAGVVGEAHLNLHGTAHGGFLYALADSAFALASNSRGPAVALSCRMDYFRPLSAGARVEARAQEVNLSRRTATYRVEVVSEGKLVALFTGTVFRLEGNAFPGSGEGLPSGQNAWRKEEVEG
- a CDS encoding ABC transporter ATP-binding protein; protein product: MSLLSVQGLTVRYGPLEAVREVSFSLREGEALTLIGPNGAGKTSVLRGLLGLAQAEGKVFLDGEEVRGRSPEALLSRGLVLVPEGRALFPGLSVEDNLLLGGFTRFRRRENLRPDLERVYTLFPRLLERRRQPAGTLSGGEQQMLAIGRALMARPRLLLLDEPSLGLAPLMVQEIYRILGELKAQGTTLLLVEQNAKVALALADRGLVLEAGEVVLEGPAEALRQDPRVVEAYLGLSREPEVAASEGEPLVASPGEHPEEEG
- a CDS encoding ABC transporter permease subunit, producing the protein MRYLWFLLLLLPLALSPFPYYLTLLNFFALSAMVALSLYVLTGLAGMTSFAQAAFMGMGAYATALLTVKAGLSPWLGLGAGLLSALLLALLLGALTVRLKGHFLPLSTIAWQVALYILAGNLVGLTGGHTGLTDLPPIHLFGISLDTGFHYAFLTLFLLVLLVLALYNLRQSRIGRALLALRGDALAAASFGVDPAALRLKAFLLSGVIAGLAGFLYAHFLRFVNPTPFSLEASIKYLVMAVAGGVGSIPGVMLGAAFFTGLEDWLKDLLPLLLGQQGNYETIGYGLILALILILAPKGLWPMVERYLPNRGQGLPKAEPLPLKSPDGPRGEVVLEVRGLQKSFGGLMAVAGVSFTLKRGEILALIGPNGAGKSTLFNLVAGALLPDRGQVHLFGKEITGLPPYRIHAMGLGRTFQHPHLFLELTVLENAALGTYSRTRAGFFQALLGLSRKEEERALASAYWALKRVGLESLALEKAERLSVGQQRLLEIARLLASGAEVLLLDEPAAGLRAQEKRELASLLRSLAREGYTVLIVDHDMDLIMGLADRVVVMNYGEKIAEGTPKEVQRNPLVRAAYLGEEEVA
- a CDS encoding branched-chain amino acid ABC transporter permease, translating into MDATILSFLLLDGLQNGVVYGLLALSLVLVFAVTRVILVPIGELLMFAPLSLVWLLEGKLPGTLWLALALGGAWALMARGRGALLPLVGGVGLFLLFLLAKGVPPLAYLAAVLLVVYLGVATYRVFFQPMRGATVLSLLIMAVGLHVAYQGLGLVFFGPEQFRPAPLLSGEVVVGLSWQGVLVLLFAALSLMVLYLFFRFSLFGKALLAAAENRLGARLLGIRPEEAGMVAFGIASLLAAFSGLLLAPLINAAYFMGFMLGLKGFVAAILGGLASYPVAFLGALLVGFFESFTSFYASAYKEALVFLLLVPALFYQSLRARTVEE
- a CDS encoding ABC transporter substrate-binding protein, whose protein sequence is MKRWLVALLVLGLSALAQEALKVGVVVSATGPAASLGIPERNTFLMLQEMLDRTGGVAGRKVQFVILDDASDTTQAVRNTRRLVEEGVVAIIGTTTTPASLGMIPVVAEAKVPMISLAASKDIIHPVDAQRHWVFKTPQTEELMARAIVADMVARGVKTVAYIGFNDAYGEGWARFFEAEAKAKGLQVVASERYARTDTSVTGQVLRILARRPDAVLIGASGTPAVLPQRTLKERGYAGLIYQTHGVANPDFLRVGGKDVEGTLLPAGPILVAEQLPGTFPSKRVALDYIQRYEAKYGIGSYSTFGAHAWDAWLILKPALERALKRADPAKDLAAFRAALRDEIEATRNLVATHGVFTFSREDHLGLRFEDAAVMVRVENGRWKLERIFR
- the hpaD gene encoding 3,4-dihydroxyphenylacetate 2,3-dioxygenase encodes the protein MAIVRVGFIELWVRDLEKSLEFYEGLLGFRLERKEGKSAYLRGYEELEWSLKLTQAELPAVRSLGFKVDEKGMEEAQAWAEQEGLPHRLEADWGRPRMLRVQDPFGYPLVFYAGAEKLPRMLQEYHLYRGPGILRIDHLNLFSPEVERATRYYQERLGFRLTEYTEDDEGRLWASWLHRKGNVHDVAFTNGEGPRLHHFAYWLPDPMAILKAADILAGARRTDQIERGPGRHGISNAMFLYLKDPDGHRIELYTSDYLTVDPDLPPVRWSLNDPRRQTLWGHRTPKSWFLEGSLLLDLEGKPLPTRPSPLVGIPEHVT
- the hpaC gene encoding 4-hydroxyphenylacetate 3-monooxygenase reductase subunit, producing the protein MKEAFKEALSRFAAGVTVVSARLGEEERGMTATAFMSLSLEPPLVALGIHEKARLLPLLEASRAFTVSVLREGQEAVSQHFAGKPQEGVGLVDGRVPGALAVLRCRLEAAYPGGDHRLVVGRVEAVELGEPGLPLVYFGRGYRRLVWPS